From a single Chlamydia ibidis 10-1398/6 genomic region:
- a CDS encoding aminotransferase class I/II-fold pyridoxal phosphate-dependent enzyme: protein MPFHLLLKSNLNQQKKKGIYRELSCYPNLVDLTSNDYLGLSRSREFKKSLENSFNQISQLGSTGSRLLSGHSTYAQEVEKKIAEYHGMEDALVFNSGYTANLGLLSSLATAQDRIVYDIRIHASIHDGIRLSKATSFPFRHNDVAHLKQRLARPHNGNTFVCIESIYSLHGSVAPLQAICELCNEYSAYLIVDEAHALGILGEQGEGLVSSLGLQNSVAATVYTFGKALGIHGAAVAGQSVLKDYLINFCRPFIYTTAPSHHTFLLIDLAYQYNQAATSQRKHLQDLTLYFRRVASTLGLSISEENSTTPIQSICVPGHVMVRTLASKLQEHGFDVRPIVSPSVQKNKELLRICLHAFNTKKEVDAFLLKLHEIRKDICVSL from the coding sequence ATGCCATTCCACTTGCTGTTAAAGTCAAACCTGAATCAACAAAAGAAAAAGGGTATATATCGAGAACTATCTTGTTATCCCAATCTTGTGGATTTGACTTCCAATGACTACTTAGGTTTGTCTAGATCTAGAGAATTTAAGAAATCTCTTGAAAACTCTTTTAATCAGATTTCGCAATTAGGATCGACAGGATCGCGTTTATTGTCAGGACACTCTACTTATGCTCAGGAAGTAGAGAAAAAAATAGCTGAATATCATGGGATGGAAGATGCCTTGGTGTTCAATAGCGGGTATACTGCAAATTTAGGATTGCTGTCCTCCTTGGCAACAGCTCAAGATAGAATAGTCTATGACATACGTATTCATGCCTCTATCCACGATGGCATCCGCTTGTCAAAAGCTACAAGTTTTCCCTTTCGTCATAATGATGTTGCGCACTTAAAACAAAGATTAGCACGCCCTCATAATGGTAATACCTTTGTGTGTATAGAGTCTATTTATTCACTGCATGGTTCTGTAGCACCCCTGCAAGCTATTTGTGAATTATGTAATGAATATTCAGCTTATCTAATAGTAGACGAGGCGCATGCTTTAGGAATACTTGGAGAGCAAGGCGAGGGTCTTGTATCTTCACTAGGACTACAAAACTCCGTAGCTGCAACAGTGTATACATTCGGCAAGGCTCTAGGAATACATGGGGCGGCAGTTGCTGGACAATCCGTGCTAAAAGATTACCTCATTAATTTCTGTCGTCCATTCATTTACACTACAGCACCATCGCACCACACTTTCTTACTAATAGATCTCGCATATCAATATAATCAAGCTGCAACATCACAGAGAAAACACTTGCAAGATCTTACTCTTTATTTCCGAAGAGTGGCATCGACATTGGGATTGTCGATATCTGAGGAAAACTCTACAACCCCTATTCAATCTATATGTGTTCCTGGACATGTCATGGTTCGTACGTTAGCATCCAAGTTACAAGAACATGGCTTTGACGTTCGCCCTATTGTTAGTCCCTCAGTACAGAAGAACAAAGAACTTTTAAGAATATGTTTACACGCTTTTAACACCAAAAAAGAAGTTGACGCCTTCCTTCTTAAATTACACGAAATTAGAAAAGATATATGCGTATCATTGTAG
- the bioD gene encoding dethiobiotin synthase, with amino-acid sequence MRIIVAGIHTGVGKTLTSAILTQVLNAEYWKPIQAGSLDFTDTDFVRKLTGAKCHPESYCFAHSLSPHLSARLENTSIDENKIRIPETPSHLIIETFGGFLSPCTTQILQGDLLSTWPCQWVLVSSHYLGSINHTFLTLEAMTMRNLDILGLVLNQYPRKEQEDIIELSKLPLIGAIQHEHSISKERVLYYASLWKKNLNLLDNVCSPILKR; translated from the coding sequence ATGCGTATCATTGTAGCTGGAATTCATACGGGTGTAGGAAAAACTCTTACTAGCGCAATCCTTACACAAGTATTAAACGCGGAATATTGGAAACCTATACAAGCAGGTTCTCTAGATTTTACGGATACTGATTTCGTTCGTAAACTTACAGGAGCTAAATGTCATCCTGAAAGTTATTGCTTTGCGCATAGCCTATCACCTCATTTATCAGCACGTCTAGAAAATACCTCTATAGATGAAAACAAAATTCGCATTCCCGAGACACCCTCTCATTTAATCATAGAAACATTCGGGGGCTTCCTCTCTCCATGTACTACTCAGATACTTCAAGGAGACTTATTGTCGACATGGCCTTGCCAATGGGTACTTGTCAGTTCACATTATCTCGGTAGTATTAACCATACTTTCTTGACACTAGAGGCCATGACAATGAGAAACTTAGATATTTTAGGGTTGGTATTAAATCAATATCCTAGGAAAGAACAGGAAGATATTATAGAACTCTCCAAACTACCTCTCATAGGTGCCATACAGCATGAACATAGTATTTCCAAGGAGAGAGTGCTATATTATGCTAGCTTATGGAAAAAAAATTTAAATCTATTAGATAACGTCTGCTCTCCAATACTAAAAAGATGA